A single genomic interval of Lactococcus sp. S-13 harbors:
- a CDS encoding fructose-1,6-bisphosphatase, with the protein MDEKYYQLLKKQFSSKEAVLTEIINLSAICELPKATEHFMSDVHGEYDAFNHVLRNGSGSIKEKLRDCFPEFSSEEISKLATLIYYPQEKLGSVCQRKVKEDFADYCQKNLIRLLQLAKFVGQKYTRSKVRKAFPVKFRYILEELINEVEATTDKQNYFDSILQTLYQLEELPSLIIALADTIRRLTVDHLHIVGDIYDRGPYPDKIIDRLMKMPSVDIQWGNHDIVWMAAASGSPLAMMNVIRICARYGNIDILEERYGISLRNVFDYAERYYEASPVFAPRLVEGVHLSLEESQSLNKLQQASAILQFKLESQLIARRPDFHLEHRDVLNFIDFEQKTICLNNQEYHLSDFQAPTVDPEYPAQLTEEEKEILAQLLKNFKASDKLKRHMAFLQEKGSMYLTYNGNLLIHGCLPLHQNGDFKSLRIGHHSFSGRALLDFFDEKVRCCLAHPEISDDLATDLMWYLWVGECSSLFGKTAMTTFERYYIKEKETHIEKKNAYYQLREQPEIIARILENFGLGVEGHLINGHTPIKEKNGENPIKADGKLIVIDGGFSKAYQKQTGIAGYTLLYNSFGIQLVAHQPFSTVEAAVEKGSDIVSAKRLVEEVSHRKRVKDTNIGEELLKNIEDLKYLFAHYEKY; encoded by the coding sequence ATGGATGAAAAATATTATCAACTGTTGAAAAAACAATTTTCTTCAAAAGAAGCTGTACTTACAGAAATTATTAATTTAAGTGCGATTTGTGAGTTACCAAAGGCAACGGAGCATTTTATGAGTGATGTGCATGGGGAGTACGACGCCTTTAATCACGTTCTTCGTAATGGTTCAGGCAGTATTAAGGAAAAATTAAGGGATTGTTTCCCAGAGTTTTCCTCTGAGGAAATTTCTAAACTTGCAACGTTGATTTATTATCCACAGGAAAAACTGGGTTCGGTTTGCCAGCGGAAAGTAAAAGAGGATTTTGCGGATTACTGTCAGAAAAATTTAATTCGTTTGTTGCAACTTGCCAAATTTGTGGGGCAAAAATACACACGTTCAAAGGTTCGTAAGGCTTTTCCGGTGAAGTTCCGTTATATTTTGGAAGAATTGATTAATGAAGTGGAGGCAACAACGGATAAGCAGAATTATTTTGACTCTATTTTGCAGACTTTGTACCAGTTGGAAGAGTTGCCGAGCTTGATTATCGCGCTTGCGGATACAATCCGTAGATTGACTGTCGATCATCTTCATATTGTTGGCGATATTTATGATCGCGGGCCTTATCCTGACAAAATTATTGATCGTTTAATGAAGATGCCATCTGTGGATATTCAGTGGGGGAATCACGATATTGTTTGGATGGCAGCAGCTTCTGGATCGCCTTTGGCAATGATGAATGTTATACGAATTTGCGCTCGTTATGGTAATATTGATATTCTGGAGGAGCGTTATGGGATTAGCTTGCGAAATGTTTTTGACTACGCAGAGCGCTATTATGAAGCGAGTCCAGTTTTTGCGCCACGTTTGGTGGAAGGTGTTCATCTTTCGCTGGAAGAAAGTCAGTCGCTCAATAAATTGCAACAGGCTTCAGCAATCTTACAATTTAAACTGGAAAGTCAATTGATTGCTCGACGTCCAGACTTTCATCTTGAACATCGAGATGTCCTGAATTTTATTGATTTTGAGCAGAAAACAATCTGCCTCAATAATCAAGAATATCATTTAAGTGATTTCCAAGCTCCAACGGTTGACCCAGAGTATCCTGCTCAACTGACAGAAGAAGAGAAGGAAATTTTAGCTCAACTTTTGAAAAATTTTAAGGCTTCTGATAAACTTAAGCGGCATATGGCTTTTTTACAGGAGAAAGGTTCGATGTATTTGACTTATAATGGCAATTTACTTATTCATGGGTGTTTGCCTCTTCATCAAAATGGAGATTTTAAGTCTTTACGTATTGGTCATCACTCTTTTTCTGGTCGAGCTTTATTAGATTTCTTTGATGAGAAGGTGAGGTGCTGTTTGGCGCATCCCGAAATTTCTGATGATTTGGCGACGGATTTGATGTGGTATTTGTGGGTAGGAGAGTGTTCTTCTTTGTTTGGAAAAACGGCGATGACCACTTTTGAACGCTATTATATCAAAGAGAAAGAAACGCATATTGAAAAGAAAAATGCTTATTATCAATTGCGGGAGCAACCAGAAATTATTGCCAGAATTTTAGAGAATTTTGGTTTGGGAGTGGAAGGTCATCTCATCAATGGTCATACGCCAATCAAAGAAAAAAATGGAGAAAATCCGATTAAAGCGGATGGTAAGTTGATTGTTATTGATGGTGGCTTTTCAAAAGCTTATCAGAAGCAAACGGGAATTGCTGGTTATACTTTACTTTATAATAGTTTTGGGATTCAGCTGGTCGCTCATCAGCCTTTTTCAACGGTAGAGGCTGCGGTTGAAAAGGGAAGTGATATTGTTAGTGCCAAACGGCTTGTTGAGGAGGTTTCTCATAGAAAGCGCGTGAAAGATACAAATATCGGTGAAGAGTTGTTAAAAAACATTGAGGATTTGAAATATCTCTTTGCACACTACGAAAAATATTAA
- a CDS encoding BaiN/RdsA family NAD(P)/FAD-dependent oxidoreductase has protein sequence MTKTVKNFDVIVVGAGPSGMMSAISAAQSGAKVALIDKNKKVGKKLLMTGGGRCNVTNAHSVDDILSNVPGNGRFLYSAFSQFSNLDIIKFFENNGVKLKEEDHGRMFPITDKSKTIVDALFNKILSLHVSYFPSQTITQLLFENQAVVGLETESDTFKAPSIILSTGGRAYPSTGSTGDGYRFARSAGHQISPLYATESALVSDEPFILDKTLQGISLREVQLSVLNPKGKPIISHQHDLLFTHFGLSGPAALRCSSFINQQLSKNKENFVFVSLDQFPTKSPAQLKTELNKACQTEKSVKNALASLTQERMLLFMLEKANIPSTLPAKNLTPQQIEQLTQFFKNWQIKITQTFPIEKSFVTGGGVLLKEINPKTLESKLTSGLYITGELLDINGYTGGYNITCAFVTGHVAGLHAAETASFFKA, from the coding sequence ATGACCAAAACAGTTAAAAATTTTGACGTAATCGTCGTTGGCGCAGGCCCTTCAGGCATGATGTCAGCCATCTCTGCCGCCCAATCCGGAGCCAAAGTCGCTCTGATTGACAAAAATAAAAAAGTCGGGAAAAAATTGCTCATGACAGGCGGCGGACGTTGCAACGTGACCAACGCTCACTCCGTTGACGATATTTTGAGCAACGTCCCTGGTAATGGACGCTTTTTGTATTCCGCTTTTTCACAGTTTTCCAACCTCGACATTATCAAATTCTTTGAAAACAACGGTGTAAAGCTCAAAGAAGAAGACCATGGACGAATGTTTCCCATCACTGACAAGTCCAAAACCATTGTTGACGCCCTGTTCAACAAAATCCTAAGCTTGCACGTGAGCTACTTTCCTAGTCAAACCATTACCCAACTTCTTTTTGAAAATCAAGCCGTAGTAGGTCTCGAAACCGAGTCGGACACGTTCAAAGCCCCATCTATCATCCTCTCAACTGGTGGACGAGCCTATCCCTCCACTGGCTCCACAGGTGACGGCTACCGCTTTGCACGCTCAGCTGGTCACCAGATTTCTCCACTCTATGCCACCGAATCCGCACTCGTCTCTGACGAACCTTTCATTCTGGACAAGACTTTACAAGGCATCTCCCTTCGGGAAGTCCAACTTTCTGTCCTTAATCCCAAAGGAAAACCTATTATCTCCCATCAGCATGACCTGCTGTTTACCCACTTTGGTCTTTCAGGCCCAGCAGCCCTGCGTTGCTCCTCTTTCATTAACCAACAGCTCAGCAAAAATAAGGAAAATTTTGTCTTTGTCAGTCTCGACCAATTCCCCACAAAAAGCCCAGCTCAACTCAAAACAGAACTCAACAAGGCTTGCCAAACGGAAAAATCTGTCAAAAACGCCCTTGCCAGCCTCACGCAAGAACGAATGCTCCTCTTTATGCTAGAAAAAGCAAACATTCCAAGTACTCTTCCAGCTAAAAATCTAACCCCTCAACAAATTGAACAATTGACCCAATTTTTCAAAAACTGGCAAATTAAAATCACCCAAACCTTCCCCATTGAAAAATCCTTCGTCACAGGTGGCGGTGTTCTCCTTAAAGAAATCAATCCCAAAACCCTTGAAAGCAAGCTCACCTCAGGGCTTTACATCACTGGTGAACTTCTTGACATCAACGGCTACACTGGTGGCTACAACATCACTTGTGCTTTTGTCACAGGCCATGTTGCTGGACTCCATGCCGCCGAAACTGCCAGCTTTTTTAAAGCATAA
- a CDS encoding NAD(P)H-hydrate dehydratase gives MDELNEAVLRKVISKRPENSHKGTFGRVLIIGGNQQFGGAGILAASAAVYAGAGLVTVACAKVNHGALHARLPEAMVLDSANLAAVKNQILLSDVVVIGCGLGLEALGVDLLKLVLEVLDKRQFLVMDGSAISLFAENKLTLPVSENVIFTPHEMELQRLSGLEIGAQEALAVQKFTEDLGAIIVAKSAKTRIFAPKKVTQLLTIGTAAQATGGMGDTLAGIIGAFLGQFKGELSEVVGAATYLHSLIASDLAKEAYVVLPSQIIELLPKFMKKYERNY, from the coding sequence ATGGATGAATTAAATGAAGCAGTGCTTAGAAAAGTGATTAGTAAGCGTCCTGAAAATTCTCATAAAGGGACTTTTGGGCGTGTTTTAATCATAGGCGGGAATCAACAGTTTGGTGGCGCGGGAATTTTGGCGGCTTCTGCAGCGGTTTACGCGGGGGCGGGCTTAGTCACTGTGGCTTGTGCGAAGGTGAATCATGGGGCTTTGCACGCTCGTTTGCCGGAGGCGATGGTCTTGGACTCGGCGAATCTTGCGGCGGTGAAAAATCAGATTTTGCTTTCGGATGTGGTAGTGATTGGCTGCGGCTTGGGCTTGGAAGCACTGGGTGTGGACTTGCTGAAGCTGGTTTTGGAAGTGCTGGATAAACGGCAATTTTTGGTGATGGATGGGTCGGCGATTAGTTTGTTTGCGGAAAATAAATTGACTTTGCCTGTTTCTGAAAATGTGATTTTCACGCCTCATGAAATGGAATTGCAACGCTTATCGGGCTTGGAGATTGGAGCGCAAGAGGCTTTGGCGGTGCAAAAATTTACTGAGGATTTGGGAGCGATCATCGTTGCCAAGTCGGCGAAAACGAGAATTTTTGCGCCTAAAAAAGTGACTCAACTGTTGACGATTGGGACGGCAGCGCAGGCGACGGGTGGTATGGGTGATACGCTAGCGGGAATAATTGGTGCTTTCTTGGGACAATTCAAAGGAGAGCTGAGCGAAGTTGTCGGGGCGGCCACTTATTTACATAGTTTGATTGCGTCAGATTTGGCAAAAGAGGCTTATGTGGTGTTGCCAAGTCAAATTATTGAACTTTTACCGAAATTTATGAAAAAATATGAGAGAAATTACTGA
- a CDS encoding DUF1398 family protein: protein MNAVELVQKALQKAEGIRPKVGGFPYLAECLRQAGVLKNVWTLPAAQSAFWTVKGSIVMTNVPLVTGTYEVPAFDEEALIRTLRADQAGKMTFGQFLLAAWEAGVTHYEVDFTARTVTYFGADDAFYKEVYPAVDVD, encoded by the coding sequence ATGAATGCAGTGGAATTAGTGCAAAAAGCGTTACAAAAAGCAGAAGGAATCCGACCAAAGGTGGGCGGTTTTCCTTATCTGGCAGAGTGTTTGCGGCAGGCCGGGGTCTTGAAAAATGTCTGGACGTTGCCTGCGGCGCAAAGTGCTTTTTGGACGGTCAAAGGGTCAATTGTGATGACGAATGTGCCTTTGGTGACGGGAACTTACGAGGTGCCTGCCTTTGATGAGGAGGCTTTGATTCGGACTTTGCGAGCGGATCAAGCGGGAAAAATGACGTTTGGGCAATTTTTGCTGGCGGCTTGGGAGGCTGGTGTGACGCATTATGAGGTGGATTTTACGGCACGGACGGTGACTTATTTTGGCGCAGATGATGCTTTTTATAAGGAAGTTTATCCGGCGGTGGATGTGGATTAG
- a CDS encoding ABC transporter ATP-binding protein codes for MLAIGRRYLNFWPVFWAFFLLVIQVVTNLWLPTITADLINRGIAEADMKYIWSMGAIMLLVALLSWFSAIGNVYFASKQSQGLGMKLRRDLFKKVLFMDERHFQDFGDATLITRTTNDVTQLQNLYQTMLRMMLMAPMMLIGSIFMAWKLSHDLMVVFLIALPILTVAVAVNIAIAMPRFRSMQKKIDKINLIFQQGLTGVRVIRAFNRDAYELEKFDHANRDLTKTSRVVLTTIALLMPIMTVILSFTNVGIVWFGAKLIGQNLMGMGSLVAFLTYATQILMSFMQLSAVAVMVPRAQVSATRVREVLNRVDKITDENADVIVNPVVNMRENTDAIVNPVVNMRENTDVIVNPVVNMRENADVIVNLAVNIEENTDVNKMPRLELKNVSFKFDEAQRPALQDVSVKVKAGEMLAIIGGTGSGKSTLLNLLARLMDVTQGSIELDGQDIRQMRQQDLHEKVALTQQKAMLFSGTVRSNLRFGKADASDSEMWQALEIAQAADFVREQGGLDLAVEQNGANFSGGQRQRLSIARTLIKPAEIYLFDDSFSALDFATDSRLRKALNASVRHQDKIKVLVAQRIATVMNAQQILVLENGRTVGLGNHEQLARTCPQYQEIMRSQLSDEDLAKMGISLENEEISSKTHDRSGNTGPSQLMKGGKRQ; via the coding sequence ATGCTTGCTATTGGACGGCGCTATCTGAATTTTTGGCCAGTTTTTTGGGCATTTTTTTTGTTGGTGATTCAAGTGGTGACGAACCTTTGGCTTCCAACGATTACAGCTGATCTTATCAATCGTGGAATTGCTGAGGCGGATATGAAGTATATTTGGTCTATGGGGGCAATAATGCTTCTGGTGGCTCTTTTGAGCTGGTTTTCTGCGATTGGTAATGTTTATTTTGCTTCCAAACAGTCGCAAGGTTTGGGAATGAAATTGCGGCGAGATTTGTTTAAAAAAGTACTGTTTATGGATGAGCGGCATTTTCAGGATTTTGGCGATGCGACGCTCATCACGCGGACGACAAATGATGTGACGCAGCTGCAAAATCTCTATCAAACAATGTTGCGGATGATGTTAATGGCGCCAATGATGCTGATTGGGTCAATTTTTATGGCGTGGAAATTGTCACATGATTTGATGGTGGTTTTTTTAATTGCTTTACCAATTTTAACGGTCGCTGTCGCGGTTAATATTGCGATTGCCATGCCACGTTTTCGCTCAATGCAAAAGAAAATTGACAAAATCAATTTGATTTTTCAGCAGGGGCTGACGGGAGTACGAGTGATTCGTGCTTTTAATCGGGATGCGTACGAGCTTGAAAAATTTGACCATGCCAATCGTGATTTGACCAAGACGAGTCGAGTGGTTTTGACGACAATTGCCCTGCTGATGCCGATTATGACGGTGATTTTGAGCTTTACAAATGTTGGAATTGTCTGGTTTGGGGCGAAGCTCATTGGGCAAAATTTGATGGGAATGGGATCATTGGTGGCTTTTTTGACTTATGCCACACAAATCTTGATGTCCTTTATGCAACTTTCGGCGGTGGCGGTCATGGTACCGCGAGCGCAAGTTTCAGCGACTCGAGTTCGTGAAGTTTTGAACCGTGTGGACAAAATTACTGACGAAAATGCTGACGTAATTGTCAACCCAGTTGTCAACATGAGAGAAAATACTGACGCAATTGTCAACCCGGTTGTCAACATGAGAGAAAATACTGACGTAATTGTCAACCCAGTTGTCAACATGAGAGAAAATGCTGACGTAATTGTCAACCTAGCTGTCAACATAGAAGAAAATACTGACGTAAATAAAATGCCTCGTTTGGAGTTAAAAAATGTCAGTTTTAAATTTGACGAGGCGCAAAGACCAGCTCTTCAGGATGTGTCAGTGAAAGTGAAAGCTGGCGAAATGCTTGCAATTATTGGCGGAACGGGTTCGGGCAAGTCGACTTTATTGAATCTGTTGGCGCGGCTGATGGATGTGACGCAAGGGTCAATTGAACTTGACGGGCAAGATATTCGTCAGATGCGTCAACAGGATTTGCATGAAAAAGTGGCACTGACCCAACAAAAAGCGATGCTGTTTTCTGGAACGGTGCGCTCAAATTTGCGGTTTGGCAAGGCTGATGCCAGTGATTCTGAAATGTGGCAAGCGCTAGAAATTGCGCAGGCAGCAGATTTTGTTAGGGAGCAAGGAGGCTTGGATTTAGCGGTTGAGCAAAATGGCGCTAATTTTTCAGGAGGGCAACGCCAGCGGCTCTCCATTGCGCGCACGCTGATAAAACCTGCAGAAATTTATCTGTTTGATGATTCATTTTCGGCGCTCGATTTTGCTACGGATAGCCGATTGCGAAAGGCGTTGAACGCTTCTGTGCGGCATCAAGACAAAATTAAAGTTCTTGTCGCACAGCGCATTGCAACGGTCATGAATGCACAGCAAATCTTAGTTTTGGAAAATGGGCGCACTGTGGGCCTTGGAAATCATGAACAACTGGCACGAACTTGCCCACAATATCAAGAAATTATGCGTTCACAATTGTCCGATGAAGATTTGGCAAAAATGGGAATAAGCCTTGAAAATGAGGAAATCTCATCAAAAACTCATGACAGAAGTGGAAACACAGGCCCTTCACAACTGATGAAAGGAGGAAAGCGCCAATGA
- a CDS encoding ABC transporter ATP-binding protein, translating to MMRGNYLNRGGKGAGRFQKARRAQNFFPTIVRLFKYMRRDRWGVIFSMLIATLAVILSVQAPKILGNATTVIFDGVSQSLKNQTSIQINMTKVGSILLYVMMIYLIAFVAGILQQTIMTRISQRTVYALRREFKEKMRKLPVSYYDRHPNGDLMSRMINDMDNISGTLNQTLIQLVTSILQFVGTIYFMLTISWQLALVAFITVPLAMLTVRIVAPLSQKFFAEQQKKLGLLNNQIEEIYSGHTVIKSFNHEASAEENFAKQNEAFYQAAWKAQFVSTLIYPTMRFINNLDYLAMAVIGGIKVVSGTVNLGDVQAMLQYTNQFAQPITNISNMLNTIQATVASAERIFEVLDEPEMAELLSKPRENADESVNLAVNARENADANQKHKRRTDGVENQPAFIEFEQVAFAYQENQPLMTSVNLSVNKGEMVAIVGPTGAGKTTLINLLERFYEVTAGKILLEGKDIRQISRNQLRSRIAMVLQETWLFSGTIMDNLRYGKLDATDDEVIAAAKMAHADDFISSLPQGYQTLLNESASNISQGQRQLLTIARAFLVNPEILILDEATSSVDTRTERLIQSAMNRLLKGRTSFVVAHRLSTIRDAHQILVMDQGNIVEQGNHHHLLAKNGIYAKLYQSQFAK from the coding sequence ATGATGCGTGGAAATTATCTCAATCGTGGTGGAAAAGGCGCAGGACGCTTTCAGAAAGCCCGACGAGCGCAAAATTTTTTCCCGACAATTGTGCGGTTGTTCAAATATATGCGCCGTGATAGGTGGGGCGTCATTTTTTCAATGCTCATTGCGACACTCGCGGTCATTTTGTCAGTCCAAGCACCCAAAATCCTTGGAAATGCGACAACAGTCATCTTTGACGGCGTAAGCCAGAGTTTGAAAAATCAGACCAGTATCCAGATTAACATGACAAAAGTAGGGTCAATTTTGCTTTACGTCATGATGATTTATCTGATTGCTTTTGTGGCAGGAATCCTGCAACAGACGATCATGACGCGCATTTCGCAGCGCACGGTTTACGCCTTACGTCGTGAATTTAAGGAAAAAATGAGAAAATTGCCAGTTTCTTATTATGATCGTCATCCTAACGGCGATTTGATGAGTCGGATGATTAACGATATGGACAATATTTCAGGCACACTCAACCAAACGCTGATTCAGTTAGTGACCAGCATTTTGCAGTTTGTCGGGACGATTTATTTTATGCTCACAATTTCTTGGCAGTTGGCGCTAGTGGCCTTTATCACAGTTCCTCTGGCAATGCTTACCGTGCGAATCGTTGCTCCTTTATCGCAAAAATTTTTCGCCGAGCAACAAAAAAAACTGGGCCTTTTAAATAATCAAATCGAGGAAATTTATTCTGGACATACAGTCATCAAAAGCTTCAACCACGAAGCAAGTGCGGAGGAAAATTTTGCCAAACAAAATGAAGCCTTTTACCAAGCCGCTTGGAAAGCACAATTTGTATCGACCTTAATTTACCCCACCATGCGATTTATCAACAATCTGGACTATTTAGCAATGGCGGTCATCGGTGGCATCAAAGTCGTTTCGGGCACGGTCAATCTGGGCGACGTCCAAGCCATGTTGCAGTATACCAATCAATTTGCCCAACCCATCACCAACATTTCCAATATGCTCAATACCATTCAGGCAACCGTAGCCTCTGCCGAGCGAATCTTTGAAGTGCTAGACGAGCCTGAAATGGCCGAGCTTCTCTCAAAACCCAGAGAAAATGCTGACGAAAGTGTAAACTTAGCTGTCAATGCTAGAGAAAATGCTGACGCAAATCAAAAGCACAAACGGCGCACTGACGGAGTCGAAAATCAGCCAGCTTTCATTGAATTTGAGCAAGTTGCTTTTGCTTATCAGGAGAATCAGCCGCTGATGACCTCCGTCAATCTATCGGTCAATAAGGGTGAAATGGTGGCAATCGTGGGCCCAACTGGTGCTGGAAAAACCACATTGATCAACCTACTGGAGCGCTTTTATGAAGTCACTGCGGGAAAAATTTTACTGGAAGGAAAAGACATTCGCCAAATCTCCCGCAATCAACTCCGCAGTAGGATAGCGATGGTGCTGCAAGAAACCTGGCTTTTTTCAGGGACAATCATGGATAATTTGCGTTATGGAAAACTTGATGCGACCGACGATGAAGTGATTGCAGCCGCAAAAATGGCGCACGCGGACGATTTCATCAGCAGTTTACCCCAAGGCTACCAAACCCTGCTCAACGAATCAGCATCCAACATTTCGCAAGGTCAGCGTCAACTTTTGACCATTGCGCGCGCTTTTCTGGTCAACCCTGAAATTCTGATTTTGGATGAAGCCACATCTAGCGTGGACACCCGCACCGAACGACTGATTCAATCGGCCATGAACCGCTTGCTCAAAGGACGGACGAGCTTTGTAGTCGCCCACCGTTTATCTACGATTCGCGATGCCCATCAAATTTTGGTGATGGATCAAGGAAATATCGTAGAACAGGGCAACCATCACCATTTGCTGGCTAAAAATGGCATCTATGCCAAGCTTTACCAGTCACAATTTGCCAAATGA
- a CDS encoding YcjF family protein, with product MSKTPDLKENTEGFDAFFSQVLMRMPAQSAALIRSSLEKTKVKAESFVNKNSQKFDHLFDEFLVGLDEKTRKKCHETIHFATLAAAIVAFSPIPFSDALLLVPIQLTMMLRLHKIFGASWSEGLAQGITKELVVVSLGRSVVGNTLKFIPAVGTVTGGLINATVATTITETLGWVTVKMLNEGEDIFNNVLTFEGQFKNLLKKAQKLKKKS from the coding sequence ATGAGCAAAACACCCGATTTGAAGGAAAATACCGAAGGATTTGACGCCTTTTTTAGTCAAGTTCTGATGAGAATGCCCGCTCAATCGGCAGCACTCATCCGATCCTCTTTAGAAAAAACCAAAGTGAAAGCTGAAAGCTTTGTGAACAAAAATAGCCAGAAGTTTGATCACTTATTTGATGAATTTTTAGTTGGTCTTGATGAAAAAACACGTAAAAAATGTCACGAAACCATTCATTTTGCGACCCTAGCGGCCGCGATTGTGGCCTTTTCTCCGATTCCTTTTTCAGACGCGCTCTTGTTGGTGCCTATTCAGCTGACAATGATGTTGCGCCTGCATAAAATTTTTGGTGCCTCTTGGTCAGAAGGCCTTGCGCAAGGTATCACCAAAGAATTAGTGGTGGTGAGTTTAGGAAGAAGTGTGGTCGGCAACACACTCAAATTTATTCCGGCAGTAGGGACAGTGACGGGTGGTCTCATCAATGCGACTGTGGCAACGACAATTACAGAAACATTGGGCTGGGTCACGGTCAAAATGCTCAATGAAGGTGAAGATATTTTTAACAATGTTCTCACTTTTGAAGGTCAATTCAAAAATTTACTTAAAAAAGCTCAAAAGCTCAAGAAAAAATCATAA
- a CDS encoding Gfo/Idh/MocA family oxidoreductase — translation MTKKLNIAYVGFGKSTNRYHIPFVKTRENIVIKRIVNRTLGKRPEQAELEATGTLFSTDINDIISDETIDLVVIVTPAFAHYDYAKQLLLAGKNVLCDKPLVETLAQAQELVSIAQEKKLFFMPFQNRRFDSDFLTIKKVIDTGYLGDLIDITVNMDHFRPADASQGENFDGAWYGHGVHMVDQMVSLFGKPQEVQYDIRATRDYDSVDDYFSVNLLYPNLRATVAATELAALPHPKWVLYGTRGTFIKNDVDQQENDLKVGLLPGTEGFGQDSPADFGQLTYYNQNGDRIVKTIPTVAGDYARVYDAAYDCLINGAEKLITDEQILTVIEILENGFKK, via the coding sequence ATGACAAAAAAGCTTAATATTGCCTATGTTGGTTTTGGTAAATCAACCAATCGTTATCACATCCCTTTTGTGAAAACGCGCGAGAACATCGTCATCAAACGCATCGTCAATCGCACCCTAGGCAAGCGACCAGAACAAGCCGAACTTGAGGCGACAGGAACCCTTTTTTCAACGGATATCAACGATATCATCTCCGATGAAACAATTGATTTAGTCGTTATCGTTACGCCTGCCTTTGCTCACTATGACTACGCCAAACAGCTCCTTTTAGCGGGCAAAAATGTCCTTTGTGACAAACCCTTGGTCGAAACATTGGCTCAAGCTCAAGAGCTAGTTTCAATTGCCCAAGAGAAAAAACTCTTTTTCATGCCCTTTCAAAATCGCCGCTTTGACAGTGATTTCTTGACCATCAAAAAAGTCATTGATACAGGTTATTTAGGTGATTTAATTGATATCACGGTCAATATGGATCATTTCCGTCCAGCTGATGCGAGCCAAGGCGAAAATTTTGACGGAGCTTGGTATGGGCATGGCGTCCATATGGTTGACCAAATGGTGTCTCTTTTTGGCAAACCTCAAGAGGTTCAATACGACATTCGTGCCACGCGCGATTATGACAGCGTTGATGATTACTTCTCAGTCAACTTGCTCTATCCCAACCTCCGCGCAACCGTTGCCGCGACAGAACTCGCAGCCTTACCTCATCCAAAATGGGTACTTTATGGCACACGCGGAACTTTTATAAAAAATGACGTTGACCAGCAAGAAAATGACTTAAAAGTCGGCTTACTTCCTGGCACAGAAGGTTTTGGACAAGATAGCCCAGCTGATTTTGGTCAATTGACCTACTACAATCAAAATGGTGACCGCATCGTCAAAACAATTCCGACAGTAGCTGGCGATTATGCTCGAGTTTATGATGCGGCTTATGATTGCCTTATCAACGGCGCTGAAAAATTGATTACTGACGAACAAATCCTCACCGTCATTGAAATTTTGGAAAATGGTTTTAAAAAATAA
- a CDS encoding S-ribosylhomocysteine lyase has product MAEVESFQLDHTAVLAPYVRLIGSETGPSGDVITNFDVRFVQPNANAIGMAALHTIEHSMASLIRDRIAGMIDFSPFGCQTGFHMIMWGEHSAEEIAKVIKASLEELASDAFGWENVPGVAEKECGNYRNHSLFGAKEWAKKILAEGISSDPYERKII; this is encoded by the coding sequence ATGGCAGAAGTAGAATCTTTCCAACTCGATCACACCGCCGTTTTGGCGCCTTATGTCCGCTTGATTGGCAGCGAAACTGGCCCTAGTGGCGACGTCATCACTAACTTTGACGTCCGCTTTGTCCAACCCAACGCCAATGCTATTGGCATGGCGGCTTTGCACACGATTGAACACAGCATGGCAAGCCTCATTCGCGACCGCATCGCTGGCATGATTGACTTTTCACCATTTGGCTGCCAAACAGGTTTTCACATGATTATGTGGGGCGAACACTCCGCTGAAGAAATCGCGAAAGTCATCAAAGCTTCACTCGAAGAGCTTGCAAGTGATGCTTTTGGCTGGGAAAATGTTCCAGGCGTTGCCGAAAAAGAATGTGGCAACTACCGCAACCATTCCCTCTTTGGCGCGAAAGAGTGGGCGAAAAAAATCCTTGCCGAAGGCATTTCTAGCGACCCTTACGAACGCAAAATCATTTAA